A region of Dioscorea cayenensis subsp. rotundata cultivar TDr96_F1 chromosome 5, TDr96_F1_v2_PseudoChromosome.rev07_lg8_w22 25.fasta, whole genome shotgun sequence DNA encodes the following proteins:
- the LOC120261313 gene encoding phosphatidylinositol 4-kinase gamma 4-like, with translation MSSAGLAALSPIGEDSPLSPYMSDGIRSPHCLPESILIYLTVPGSSVMPLSVQESDSIALVKLRIQSFKGFVVKKQKLVFDGRELARNDSLVRDYGVTDGKVLHLVIRLSDLCCLTVKTACGKKFKFHVERSRSIAYVKQQIAKKGEDFVNLNDQKLICDGEELDDQQLIDDVCRKNDAVIHLIVGKSAKIRTKPFEKDFELSIVAPDTKDESRAENVQVITKKQDRDSWVEPVIGNPKVKYSQIIKDLIQDTYAGLEKGNAPIMSSEGSGGAYFMHDLSGERIVAVFKPIDEEPMAENNPRGLPLSTDGEGLKRGTRVGEGALREVAAYMLDHPIDGRHSFVGDEVGFSGVPPTVMVRCLHGAFNHPGGYGYRAKNCKIGSLQMFVENSGSCEDMGPRAFPVEEVHKIAVLDIRLANADRHAGNILIHKEGEEGRIVLVPIDHGYCLPENFEDCTFEWLYWPQSREPFNSVTMDYIRSLDAEEDIALLRFYGWELSPECRRTLRISTMLLKKGVERGLTPYEIGSILCRETLKKESKIEDIIREAKDAVLPGTSEAAFMDSISDIMDRYLDELSK, from the exons ATGTCTTCAGCCGGCCTTGCAGCGCTCAGCCCCATCGGGGAAGATTCACCACTTTCACCATACATGTCTGACGGCATTCGGTCACCACATTGCTTGCCTGAGTCAATTCTCATCTATCTTACAGTCCCAGGTTCATCAGTAATGCCGTTGTCTGTACAGGAATCTGATtccattgcattagttaagcTCAGAATCCAGAGTTTCAAGGGATTTGTGGTAAAGAAGCAGAAGTTGGTCTTTGATGGCCGAGAGCTTGCTCGGAATGATTCCCTCGTCCGGGACTACGGTGTGACTGATGGGAAGGTACTTCATCTGGTTATCCGCCTCTCTGATCTTTGTTGTCTTACAGTGAAGACTGCATGTGGgaaaaaattcaagtttcatgTGGAGAGGTCCCGCAGCATTGCTTATGTTAAGCAGCAGATAGCAAAAAAGGGTGAGGATTTTGTCAATCTTAATGACCAGAAACTTATTTGTGATGGTGAGGAGCTTGATGACCAGCAACTGATTGATGATGTGTGTAGAAAAAATGACGCTGTTATCCACTTGATTGTTGGCAAATCAGCAAAGATCAGGACTAAGCCTTTTGAGAAGGATTTTGAGCTTTCAATAGTGGCACCTGATACAAAGGACGAGTCAAGAGCAGAAAACGTTCAGGTTATTACCAAAAAACAGGACAGAGATTCTTGGGTTGAACCAGTAATTGGAAACCCTAAAGTCAAGTATTCACAAATAATTAAGGATCTCATTCAGGATACTTATGCTGGATTGGAGAAGGGCAATGCACCAATCATGTCTTCAGAGGGATCAGGTGGAGCTTATTTCATGCATGACCTCTCTGGTGAAAGAATTGTTGCTGTCTTTAAGCCGATTGATGAGGAACCAATGGCTGAGAACAATCCTCGAGGACTTCCCTTGTCAACTGATGGTGAAGGGTTGAAGAGGGGGACTCGGGTTGGAGAGGGTGCCCTGAGGGAAGTTGCAGCATACATGCTTGACCACCCAATCGACGGCCGTCACTCATTTGTAGGTGATGAAGTAGGGTTTTCTGGTGTCCCCCCAACAGTCATGGTGCGATGTTTGCATGGTGCTTTTAATCATCCTGGTGGGTATGGCTATAGAGCGAAGAATTGTAAGATTGGATCCTTGCAAATGTTTGTGGAGAACTCTGGAAGTTGTGAGGATATGGGGCCCCGTGCTTTCCCTGTGGAAGAGGTTCATAAGATTGCTGTGTTGGATATAAGATTGGCAAATGCAGATAGACATGCTGGCAATATTTTAATCCACAAAGAAGGGGAAGAAGGGCGCATTGTGCTGGTCCCAATTGATCATGGATATTGCTTACCTGAGAAT TTCGAGGATTGCACCTTCGAATGGCTTTATTGGCCCCAATCCCGTGAACCTTTTAATTCTGTGACCATGGACTATATAAGATCACTAGATGCTGAGGAAGATATTGCGCTTCTGAGGTTCTATGGCTGGGAACTTTCACCTGAATGCCGTCGCACTCTTCGCATTTCTACCATGCTGTTGAAGAAGGGGGTTGAGAGGGGGCTGACTCCATATGAAATTGGAAGCATCTTATGCAGGGAAACCCTCAAGAAGGAATCCAAAATCGAGGATATTATCCGTGAAGCAAAAGATGCTGTTCTTCCTGGAACTAGTGAAGCTGCATTCATGGACTCCATCTCCGACATCATGGATCGTTACCTCGATGAACTCTCCAAGTAG